In the genome of Bacillus thuringiensis, the window CAGATTCTCTATATAAAGAAATATGAGTAGAAGCATGACCTGGTGTTTCAAGCACTGTAAATCCAGGCAAAGAATTAATACGATCTCCTTCTCTCACAGTATGCGTTAACGATCTATTACAAGAATATTTAAGTGTCCTCGTCGTCAATAACGACTCGTCTTTCAAAAATGCTACTGGCACACCAAACTGTAAGGCCGTCTCTCTAAAAAATTCATGATACCGCTTTAAAAACTCTGGATTTTGTGTGATCCAAGGCTCATTCCAAGGATGTCCAATAATATTCGTCTTCTCAGAAAATATATTTAAAAGTCCACAATGATCTGCATGATGATGCGTAATGACTACTGTTTCAATATCTTCTATCGTATGTCCTAATGCACCTAATTGACTTTCTAACGCATTTCTTGCCTCTTCTGTATTCGTCCCTGTATCAATTAATGTTAATGTCTCCCCCTCAACTAAAAACACATTCACAGTTTCTACTGCAAATGGTACAGGAATCTCCATTCGGTGAATCGCCGTCATGCTTAGCCCCCCTGTCTCTTTCCGGTTCAAAAATGAATACTTCTTCAGTTTACAACTTCTATATATATTTGTCATTATTTTCAGATAAAAAGAGGTGTTTCCTATAAAAAAACGAATGTATGTACATTTATAAGAATTTCTAACCAAAATTAAAGGAGGAACATCATGTCTATTCAAAACATTTCCTTTCTCGGTGCAGGCTCTATTGCTGAAGCTATTATTGGTGGCTTGTTACATGCAAATGTTGTTAAAGGTGAACAAATTACTGTAAGTAATCGTTCTAACGAGACAAGATTACAAGAGCTACATAAAAAATACGGTGTCAAAGGTACTCATAATAAAAAAGAATTACTTACTGATGCAAATATTCTTTTTCTAGCAATGAAACCAAAGGATGTTGCAGAGGCGCTTACCCCTTTTAAAGAATACATAAATAATAACGTGCTTATTATTTCATTACTAGCAGGTGTTTCTACTCACTCAATTAGAAAACTACTTCAAAAAGACGTTCCAATTATTCGTGCAATGCCAAATACATCCGCAGCCATTTTAAAATCAGCTACCGCTATCTCCCCTTCGAAACATGCAACAGCGGAACATATTCGCACTGCAACATCTTTATTTGAAACAATTGGTCTCGTCTCTGTTGTAGAGGAAGAAGATATGCATGCTGTCACTGCATTATCCGGAAGTGGACCTGCTTATATTTATTACGTAGTGGAAGCTATGGAAGAAGCTGCAAAAAAAATTGGTTTAAAAGAAGATATTGCAAAATCACTTATTCTTCAAACGATGATTGGTGCTGCTGAAATGCTAAAAGCAAGTGACAAACACCCTTCTATTTTGCGAAAGGAAATTACTTCTCCTGGCGGAACTACCGAAGCAGGTATTGAAGTATTACAAGAACATAAATTTCAACAAGCACTTATTTCTTGTATTACACAGGCAACGGAACGATCACATAATCTTGGAAAAACATTAGAACAACTAACAAAAGAAAAATAGAAAAAGGAGCTCAAGTTTATTTGAGCTCCTTTTTCTATAATTACACTTAGTTATTGTTCTTCCCAAAAATCTCTTCTTGCAGGCGACGACCAGTCGGCGTTGCTGCAAGTCCACCTTCCGCTGTTTCACGAAGTGCTACTGGCATCGTTTGTCCGATTCTAAACATTGCCTCAATTACTTCATCACATGGAATTGTACTCGTTACACCAGCTAATGCTAAATCTGCTGAAATCATCGCATTTGCAGCTCCTGCTGCATTACGTTTTACACAAGGTACTTCTACAAGTCCTGCAACAGGATCACACACTAAACCAAGCATGTTCTTTAATGAAATTGCCATCGCTGTAGCTGCTTGATCTTGTGTTCCACCAGCCATCTCAACTGCAGCTGCAGCCGCCATTCCACTTGCTGAACCAACTTCAGCTTGGCATCCTCCTGCCGCACCAGAAATACAAGCGTTATTCGCAACAACCATACCGAAAGCTCCTGCTGTAAATAAGAATTCAATCATTTCTTCACGTGTAGGCTGCAATTTTTCTCTTAGCGCAAATAGTACACCTGGCACTGTTCCGGCAGACCCTGCTGTTGGTGTTGCACAAATAATTCCCATCGCTGCGTTTACTTCATTTGTTGCAACAGCTTTGCTTACTGCATCCAAAATCGTATCTCCAGATAAGCCTTTTCCACTCTTCATATACGCTTGAACTTTTACAGCATCTCCACCAGTTAAACCAGTTGGTGATTTCACGCCGCGAATACCACGTTCTACTGCTTGTTCCATCACGACTAAGTTCTTTTCCATACCAGCAATTACTTCTTCACGTGAAATACTTCTTGTTTCCATTTCACATTGAATCATAATTTCTGCGATTTTTACATTTTGTTCTTTAGCTTGCGCCACTAGTTCCGCTGCGTTCCGAAACATGGTGTGTCCCCCCTGCAATTAATCCATAATAGTTACTTGACAAATATTTTGTTGCGCTTTTATTTCTTCAATTACTTCATCTGCTAATAATTCATCTGTTTCAATAACCATAAGCGCTCTTCTTCCTTTTTCTTTACGAGAAACACTCATTGTACTAATGTTAATCTCGTTTGTAGCAAGGATTGAAGCTACTGCTGCAATAGCACCAAAGCGATCGTTATTTACAATAAGTAGTGCTGGACTTGTGCCTGATAATTGAAGATCGAATCCGTTTAATTCTACAACTTCAATTTTACCGCCACCAATTGAGCAAGCA includes:
- a CDS encoding MBL fold metallo-hydrolase, with amino-acid sequence MTAIHRMEIPVPFAVETVNVFLVEGETLTLIDTGTNTEEARNALESQLGALGHTIEDIETVVITHHHADHCGLLNIFSEKTNIIGHPWNEPWITQNPEFLKRYHEFFRETALQFGVPVAFLKDESLLTTRTLKYSCNRSLTHTVREGDRINSLPGFTVLETPGHASTHISLYRESDGILIGGDALISHISSNPILEPPYEGQTERARPLLQYNQTLQRLSEMNISRILSGHGEDVLNVKQLIETRLQKQETRAFKVLELLKEKPMTAFEVCVKLFPVLYKEQLPLTISETVGQLDYLAYNQQVMIDESSQQLIYYAK
- the proI gene encoding pyrroline-5-carboxylate reductase ProI, with product MSIQNISFLGAGSIAEAIIGGLLHANVVKGEQITVSNRSNETRLQELHKKYGVKGTHNKKELLTDANILFLAMKPKDVAEALTPFKEYINNNVLIISLLAGVSTHSIRKLLQKDVPIIRAMPNTSAAILKSATAISPSKHATAEHIRTATSLFETIGLVSVVEEEDMHAVTALSGSGPAYIYYVVEAMEEAAKKIGLKEDIAKSLILQTMIGAAEMLKASDKHPSILRKEITSPGGTTEAGIEVLQEHKFQQALISCITQATERSHNLGKTLEQLTKEK
- the sdaAA gene encoding L-serine ammonia-lyase, iron-sulfur-dependent, subunit alpha, whose amino-acid sequence is MFRNAAELVAQAKEQNVKIAEIMIQCEMETRSISREEVIAGMEKNLVVMEQAVERGIRGVKSPTGLTGGDAVKVQAYMKSGKGLSGDTILDAVSKAVATNEVNAAMGIICATPTAGSAGTVPGVLFALREKLQPTREEMIEFLFTAGAFGMVVANNACISGAAGGCQAEVGSASGMAAAAAVEMAGGTQDQAATAMAISLKNMLGLVCDPVAGLVEVPCVKRNAAGAANAMISADLALAGVTSTIPCDEVIEAMFRIGQTMPVALRETAEGGLAATPTGRRLQEEIFGKNNN